From Girardinichthys multiradiatus isolate DD_20200921_A chromosome 3, DD_fGirMul_XY1, whole genome shotgun sequence, the proteins below share one genomic window:
- the nsmce2 gene encoding E3 SUMO-protein ligase NSE2 isoform X1: MSLKAVDGILSSLKLCQTDIGTGMDIVTDVAMDLVEAQNEEMDPGIKEMEAMILECAKLDREINYFVDIVQQNTAEVTSQQPEAMFSLFARVKEQFAERIAQLSDADLHNHQKVAAFKESIKNSFQQANQESAENMEELDDDIAVTQSQLNFTCPLTQAEMVNPMKNKKCNHHYDEKAILSLIKTKHSQKKKCRCPVVGCGNTDVIESDLIRDQILRRRIQNQRRQTNKT, translated from the exons ATGTCTCTAAAGGCTGTGGACGGAATACTGTCCAGCCTGAAGTTATGTCAGACAGACATTGGGACAGGAATGGACATCGTAACAGATGTCGCTATGGACCTGGTGGAAGCTCAGA ATGAAGAGATGGACCCTGGCATCAAAGAGATGGAGGCCATGATTCTGGAGTGCGCAAAGCTGGACAGGGAGATAAACTACTTTGTTGATATTGTACAGCAAAACACAGCTGAG GTCACTTCACAGCAGCCAGAGGCCATGTTCAGCCTGTTTGCCAGAGTCAAGGAACAGTTTGCAGAGAGAATTGCTCAACTGTCCGATGCTGACCTGCACAATCACCAGAAGGTTGCTGCCTTCAAGGAGAGCATCAAGAACTCTTTCCAGCAAG CCAACCAAGagtcagcagagaacatggaggaGCTCGATGACGACATCGCTGTCACGCAGAGCCAACTCAATTTCACCTGCCCACTCACACAG GCGGAAATGGTGAACCCGATGAAGAATAAGAAGTGCAACCACCACTACGATGAAAAAGCCATACTGAGTCTGATCAAAACAAAGCACAGTCAGAAAAAGAAGTGCCG CTGTCCTGTGGTGGGCTGTGGAAACACAGACGTGATAGAGTCAGACCTCATTCGTGACCAGATACTGAGGAGAAGAATCCAGAACCAAAGGCGACAAACCAACAAGACATAA
- the nsmce2 gene encoding E3 SUMO-protein ligase NSE2 isoform X2 produces MDPGIKEMEAMILECAKLDREINYFVDIVQQNTAEVTSQQPEAMFSLFARVKEQFAERIAQLSDADLHNHQKVAAFKESIKNSFQQANQESAENMEELDDDIAVTQSQLNFTCPLTQAEMVNPMKNKKCNHHYDEKAILSLIKTKHSQKKKCRCPVVGCGNTDVIESDLIRDQILRRRIQNQRRQTNKT; encoded by the exons ATGGACCCTGGCATCAAAGAGATGGAGGCCATGATTCTGGAGTGCGCAAAGCTGGACAGGGAGATAAACTACTTTGTTGATATTGTACAGCAAAACACAGCTGAG GTCACTTCACAGCAGCCAGAGGCCATGTTCAGCCTGTTTGCCAGAGTCAAGGAACAGTTTGCAGAGAGAATTGCTCAACTGTCCGATGCTGACCTGCACAATCACCAGAAGGTTGCTGCCTTCAAGGAGAGCATCAAGAACTCTTTCCAGCAAG CCAACCAAGagtcagcagagaacatggaggaGCTCGATGACGACATCGCTGTCACGCAGAGCCAACTCAATTTCACCTGCCCACTCACACAG GCGGAAATGGTGAACCCGATGAAGAATAAGAAGTGCAACCACCACTACGATGAAAAAGCCATACTGAGTCTGATCAAAACAAAGCACAGTCAGAAAAAGAAGTGCCG CTGTCCTGTGGTGGGCTGTGGAAACACAGACGTGATAGAGTCAGACCTCATTCGTGACCAGATACTGAGGAGAAGAATCCAGAACCAAAGGCGACAAACCAACAAGACATAA